The Solibacillus sp. FSL R7-0682 genome includes a window with the following:
- the hisJ gene encoding histidinol-phosphatase HisJ, with protein sequence MKRDGHIHTPFCPHGSPDSFELYIEKAIVSGFDEITFTEHAPLPKGFNDPTPDQDSGMDMKYLLNYFQQLQQLKEKYKSEIKIKIGLEVDYITGYEEETCSFLNKFGKYLDDAILSVHFLQHDNTYYCIDFSKEVYLNFANQVGGIQAMYKQYYDTVIQSIDADLGPFKPKRIGHPTLIHKFQLAHGEYIDDQQQIEAVLKHMKENNYALDLNSAGLSKPFCKETYPPDGSIKYAQSIQLPIVFGSDAHTAKDLHQYYNTISEKYHL encoded by the coding sequence ATGAAAAGAGACGGTCATATACATACACCTTTTTGCCCACACGGAAGCCCTGATTCTTTTGAACTATACATTGAAAAGGCAATAGTTAGTGGATTCGATGAAATCACCTTTACAGAACACGCACCATTGCCTAAAGGTTTTAATGATCCAACACCTGATCAAGATAGTGGCATGGATATGAAATATTTACTAAACTATTTTCAGCAGCTTCAACAATTGAAAGAAAAATACAAATCAGAAATAAAAATTAAAATTGGTTTAGAAGTTGACTATATTACAGGATATGAAGAAGAAACATGTAGTTTTTTGAATAAATTTGGAAAATATTTAGATGATGCTATACTATCTGTACACTTTTTACAACACGATAATACATATTACTGCATCGATTTCTCTAAAGAGGTTTATTTAAATTTCGCTAACCAAGTTGGTGGTATCCAAGCGATGTACAAGCAGTACTATGATACAGTCATTCAATCCATTGATGCCGATTTAGGTCCTTTTAAGCCAAAGCGAATCGGCCATCCAACGTTGATTCATAAATTTCAGCTAGCTCACGGTGAATATATTGATGACCAACAACAAATCGAAGCGGTTCTCAAGCATATGAAAGAGAACAATTATGCATTAGATTTAAATAGTGCAGGTTTAAGCAAGCCTTTCTGTAAAGAAACATATCCACCAGATGGATCAATTAAGTACGCTCAATCTATTCAGTTGCCGATCGTATTTGGATCAGATGCCCATACTGCTAAGGATTTACATCAGTATTACAATACTATTTCTGAAAAATATCATTTATAA
- a CDS encoding cysteine desulfurase family protein, translating to MIYLDNSATTKPHKEVLATFMQVNDLYYANPSSIHRAGVESNALLTKAREQMAQLLYTEPNNVLFTGGGTESNNFALYGIAKATGFRGKHIITTEIEHPSILEAVKRLQDEGYEIDYLKVNREGVISIEELKQLVRKDTVIVSIMHVNNEMGAIQPIEQAAKVIHENSQAIFHVDAIQSFGKLPVKFNGEQGPDVISISGHKIHSLKGTGVLAFRKKPMLKPFIVGGGQEFGLRSGTVAVPQAVAMAKAARLAVEAMPEQLTKFKKWFTQLHDFFAQFGSEVYVLSSRNGAPHILSFSVRGLKGEILINALQKRNIIVSTSSACSSKQTKTSHVVEALNIDSRYKNGVLRISFGANTTDEEISAFEKEFTAVMKELKGEK from the coding sequence ATGATTTACTTAGATAACAGTGCTACAACAAAACCACATAAAGAAGTACTTGCAACTTTTATGCAAGTAAATGATTTGTACTATGCAAATCCATCTTCTATTCACCGAGCAGGTGTCGAATCGAACGCATTATTAACGAAAGCACGCGAGCAAATGGCACAGTTATTATATACAGAACCGAACAATGTATTGTTTACAGGTGGTGGCACAGAATCAAATAACTTTGCTCTGTATGGCATTGCAAAAGCAACAGGTTTTAGAGGGAAACATATTATAACAACGGAAATTGAACATCCTTCAATCTTAGAAGCCGTAAAGCGTCTTCAAGACGAAGGATATGAAATTGACTATTTAAAAGTAAATAGAGAAGGCGTTATTTCGATTGAAGAGTTGAAGCAACTTGTTCGTAAAGATACTGTTATTGTAAGTATTATGCACGTCAATAACGAAATGGGCGCTATTCAGCCAATAGAACAGGCAGCGAAAGTGATTCATGAAAATAGTCAAGCCATTTTCCATGTGGACGCTATTCAAAGCTTTGGAAAATTACCTGTAAAATTTAATGGAGAACAGGGACCAGATGTTATTTCGATTTCAGGTCACAAAATTCACTCATTAAAAGGAACTGGCGTTTTAGCATTTCGTAAAAAGCCAATGCTCAAACCATTCATCGTCGGTGGTGGACAAGAATTTGGTTTGCGAAGTGGTACTGTGGCAGTTCCTCAAGCAGTAGCAATGGCCAAAGCAGCCCGATTAGCTGTTGAAGCGATGCCAGAACAGCTAACTAAGTTTAAAAAATGGTTTACACAGCTACATGATTTTTTTGCGCAATTTGGCTCTGAAGTTTATGTACTTTCCTCGCGAAATGGAGCACCACACATCCTGTCTTTTAGTGTACGTGGGTTAAAAGGTGAAATTTTAATTAATGCCCTGCAAAAAAGGAACATTATTGTATCTACATCAAGTGCTTGTTCTTCAAAGCAGACAAAAACAAGTCATGTTGTAGAAGCGCTTAATATAGACAGTCGATATAAAAATGGTGTACTTCGTATTAGCTTTGGTGCTAATACTACAGATGAAGAAATCTCAGCATTTGAAAAAGAATTTACAGCTGTTATGAAAGAGTTAAAAGGAGAAAAATAA
- the ezrA gene encoding septation ring formation regulator EzrA, with product MINYIIIVVVILLALLIAGLVVRRKHNAEIRRLEKEKMQIQHYPIFEELAKVKALNMNGQTEELFENWRNRWLDIVDIQVPKLDEMLFDAEEYIDRFKFKKATLTEREIEQEIAKCEQVRVEIIAELDELIGSEEKNRIEMEQLKEYYRSARKTILAHQHSFGPALGQLEKRLEQFTPKFEEFDELTKDGNYLQAREIVLQLNSEAQTIFKYLSEVPTLLTDIQAKIPTAIHELRNGQREMEEQKYYLRHLELTEYLDGLEKELETLKTAIAELNLQTVAPRIQEINDEIDNYYDLLEKEVVARNYVERNCSAMFSTINEVIRSTKDISDEVAYVQHSYRLQDKEAEIPKVGLKHLEVLQKRYELLSTRVQEEKSAYSSLQEELLNITEEIERIAEEQESFSNKLKNLRIDENQARADLENLKRLLQNTERLLSRANIPGIPEEMDARLEESAEKIYVVVQSLQEVPLNIVQVNQNLLNAKQCIEETHDRAQEMIENVLIIERLIQFGNRYRATNRQVHESLLEAEDAFKKFRYVKALEDAAKAVETVDPNAIKRIEDLVQEQLLIKS from the coding sequence ATGATAAATTATATCATCATTGTTGTCGTCATACTATTAGCATTATTGATTGCTGGATTAGTAGTAAGACGCAAGCATAATGCAGAGATAAGACGATTAGAAAAAGAAAAGATGCAAATCCAGCATTATCCGATTTTTGAAGAGTTAGCAAAAGTGAAGGCATTAAATATGAACGGACAAACTGAAGAACTATTCGAAAACTGGCGTAATCGTTGGTTGGACATAGTGGATATTCAAGTTCCAAAGCTAGATGAAATGTTATTTGATGCGGAAGAATATATTGACCGCTTTAAATTTAAAAAAGCAACATTAACTGAACGGGAAATTGAACAGGAAATTGCAAAATGTGAGCAAGTTCGAGTAGAGATTATTGCTGAATTGGACGAATTAATAGGGAGTGAAGAAAAAAATCGTATAGAGATGGAGCAATTAAAAGAATATTACCGCTCAGCTCGAAAAACGATTTTAGCTCACCAACATTCATTTGGTCCTGCGTTAGGACAGCTTGAAAAGAGATTAGAGCAGTTTACACCTAAATTTGAAGAATTTGACGAATTGACGAAAGACGGGAATTATTTACAAGCCCGTGAAATTGTCCTGCAACTCAATAGTGAAGCACAAACGATTTTTAAATATTTAAGTGAAGTACCAACGTTATTAACTGATATTCAAGCAAAAATACCTACAGCGATTCATGAACTTAGAAATGGGCAGCGTGAAATGGAAGAGCAAAAATACTATTTACGTCATTTAGAGCTGACAGAGTATTTAGATGGTCTTGAAAAAGAATTAGAGACATTAAAAACAGCAATTGCGGAATTAAATTTACAAACGGTAGCGCCACGTATTCAAGAAATTAATGATGAAATTGATAATTACTATGATTTACTTGAAAAAGAGGTAGTAGCGCGTAATTATGTAGAAAGAAATTGCTCAGCAATGTTTAGTACAATCAATGAAGTGATACGTTCGACAAAAGATATAAGTGATGAAGTAGCATATGTACAGCATAGCTATCGCTTGCAAGATAAGGAAGCTGAAATTCCGAAAGTTGGTCTAAAGCATTTGGAAGTATTGCAAAAGCGTTATGAATTATTATCAACTCGTGTTCAGGAAGAAAAGTCAGCGTATTCAAGCTTACAAGAAGAGCTTCTAAACATTACAGAGGAAATCGAGCGTATTGCTGAAGAACAGGAAAGCTTTTCAAACAAGCTAAAAAATTTACGTATTGATGAAAATCAGGCGCGAGCAGATTTAGAAAATTTAAAACGTTTATTACAAAATACGGAGCGATTACTTAGTCGTGCCAACATCCCTGGTATACCTGAAGAGATGGATGCACGTTTAGAGGAATCAGCAGAGAAAATTTATGTCGTTGTACAAAGTTTACAGGAAGTACCGTTAAATATTGTACAAGTAAATCAAAATTTATTAAATGCGAAACAATGTATTGAAGAAACGCATGATCGTGCACAAGAAATGATTGAGAATGTATTAATTATTGAGCGCTTGATCCAATTTGGAAATCGCTACCGTGCAACAAATCGTCAAGTACACGAAAGTTTACTCGAAGCGGAAGATGCATTTAAAAAATTCCGTTACGTAAAAGCACTTGAAGATGCGGCAAAAGCGGTTGAAACGGTTGATCCTAATGCGATTAAACGAATTGAAGATTTAGTACAGGAGCAGTTGCTTATAAAATCATAA
- a CDS encoding class I SAM-dependent methyltransferase: MEKFEQIFSYLNGRAEELSNAQEIDYLESLLQTLEDTLDGKYDWHVDGATKEDMRKAIQIAILKGMRKSSQPNHQMTPDTLGLLVSHFVEQCFEKELAAGTINVVDPALGTGNLLYTLMNALNGKIQATGVEVDELLIRLAAATGDLIEQPVTLFRQDALEKLLVDPVDAVICDLPVGYYPNEDVAVDYELCATEGMSYAHHLFIEQALNYTKEGGFAFFLIPVNLFESEQAKQLHKFIKDHAWIQAVIQLPENLFSSRAHEKSILILQKQSPALKAPREVLLAKVPNMSNRQALAMFFEKVSMWKEGK; the protein is encoded by the coding sequence ATGGAAAAGTTTGAACAAATTTTTAGTTATTTAAATGGTCGTGCGGAGGAGCTATCAAATGCACAAGAGATAGACTACTTAGAATCACTCCTGCAAACATTAGAAGATACACTTGATGGGAAATATGACTGGCATGTAGATGGTGCAACAAAAGAAGATATGCGAAAGGCAATCCAAATTGCTATTTTAAAAGGAATGCGTAAAAGCTCTCAACCAAATCATCAAATGACACCAGATACACTTGGCTTACTAGTTAGTCATTTTGTTGAGCAATGCTTTGAAAAAGAACTAGCGGCAGGTACAATTAATGTAGTAGACCCTGCACTAGGTACTGGTAATTTACTGTACACATTAATGAATGCTCTCAATGGAAAAATTCAAGCAACAGGAGTAGAGGTTGATGAATTATTAATTCGTTTAGCTGCCGCAACAGGAGATTTAATTGAACAACCTGTGACATTGTTCCGTCAAGATGCATTAGAAAAACTATTAGTAGATCCTGTCGATGCAGTTATTTGTGATTTACCAGTAGGTTACTATCCAAACGAAGATGTAGCGGTAGATTATGAGCTATGTGCGACAGAAGGAATGAGTTATGCCCACCATTTATTTATCGAACAAGCATTAAATTATACTAAAGAAGGTGGCTTTGCATTTTTCTTAATCCCAGTTAATCTATTCGAGTCGGAGCAAGCAAAACAATTGCATAAATTTATTAAAGATCATGCTTGGATTCAAGCTGTGATTCAGCTACCAGAAAATCTATTTTCTTCACGCGCTCATGAGAAGAGCATTTTAATTCTTCAAAAGCAAAGTCCAGCATTAAAAGCGCCACGTGAAGTGCTGCTTGCCAAGGTACCAAATATGTCAAATCGACAAGCACTTGCAATGTTCTTTGAGAAAGTCAGCATGTGGAAAGAAGGAAAATAA
- the sppA gene encoding signal peptide peptidase SppA: MNTKRMVALIIAAVLLFFSIGINTIITIFKTDFFSSFDSMLESENLTYENVVENGDFTSRIAHLEVNGVIQDVGEPSIWETVDYNHRLFMNQLESVLQDDTIKGIVLSVNSPGGGVIESAEIHEKLLEIKEKKNIPIYVAMGSLAASGGYYISAPADKIFAQRETLTGSIGVIMQSINYGKLAEKIGIEFETIKSGEHKDMFGGVRPSTPEEIAMLQEMIDESYEQFVDIIEQGRGMSEAEVKKVADGRILGGTQALKAGLVDEIGNENDVINAMRSDFSLEDAQLFEYTMESSSWASLLGVKIGSMFTPSAESQYLSKIISSTNSPRMMYLYGEY; this comes from the coding sequence ATGAATACAAAAAGAATGGTAGCACTAATTATTGCTGCTGTGTTATTGTTTTTCTCAATTGGGATTAACACAATTATTACTATATTTAAAACAGATTTCTTTAGTAGCTTCGATAGTATGTTGGAATCAGAAAACTTAACCTATGAAAATGTAGTAGAAAATGGCGATTTCACTAGTCGTATTGCTCATTTAGAAGTAAATGGTGTAATTCAAGATGTTGGAGAACCGAGCATATGGGAAACGGTAGATTATAATCACCGCCTATTTATGAATCAATTAGAGTCGGTGCTACAAGATGATACGATTAAAGGGATAGTGCTATCGGTAAACTCTCCTGGCGGTGGTGTGATCGAATCTGCAGAAATTCATGAGAAGCTACTTGAAATAAAAGAAAAGAAAAATATTCCAATTTATGTAGCGATGGGATCGTTAGCAGCTTCGGGAGGCTATTATATTTCTGCTCCTGCTGACAAAATATTTGCTCAGCGAGAAACACTTACAGGTTCGATTGGTGTAATTATGCAATCAATTAACTATGGAAAGCTAGCAGAAAAAATTGGTATTGAGTTTGAGACAATTAAATCAGGCGAGCATAAGGATATGTTTGGTGGAGTCCGTCCTTCAACACCTGAGGAAATCGCGATGCTACAAGAAATGATTGATGAATCGTATGAACAATTCGTTGATATAATCGAACAAGGTCGAGGTATGTCAGAGGCTGAAGTGAAAAAAGTGGCGGATGGACGAATTTTAGGTGGAACTCAAGCATTAAAAGCGGGATTAGTAGATGAAATAGGTAATGAAAATGATGTAATTAATGCTATGCGATCAGACTTTAGTCTTGAAGATGCACAACTATTTGAATATACGATGGAATCATCTAGCTGGGCTTCATTATTGGGTGTAAAAATAGGTTCAATGTTTACGCCTTCAGCGGAGTCACAATATTTATCGAAAATTATTTCATCAACTAATTCACCACGCATGATGTATTTATACGGTGAATACTAA
- a CDS encoding RDD family protein, with the protein MTEIIETIDTKPSIVAPSVQLKTAGFWMRFWAFILDSLVISAIVGITIRPLFSVMDWDIVGSNWYAPITILSGLIFYGYFVLMTKFLKQTIGKMVFGLKVEKDNGEPLDWMTVLFREGVGRFINGTLLHLPYIIVAFTPQNKSLADYFADTVVVHENIYVENV; encoded by the coding sequence ATGACTGAGATAATCGAAACAATAGATACAAAACCAAGTATTGTAGCCCCCTCTGTACAATTAAAAACTGCAGGCTTTTGGATGCGCTTTTGGGCATTTATTCTGGATTCCCTTGTAATTAGTGCGATTGTCGGAATTACAATTCGTCCTCTCTTTTCAGTGATGGACTGGGATATAGTAGGGTCAAACTGGTATGCACCGATTACGATTTTATCAGGTCTCATTTTTTATGGCTATTTTGTATTAATGACGAAATTTTTAAAACAAACGATCGGAAAAATGGTGTTTGGATTAAAAGTTGAAAAGGATAATGGAGAGCCATTAGATTGGATGACGGTGTTATTCCGGGAAGGTGTTGGGCGATTTATTAATGGTACACTATTGCATTTACCATATATTATCGTTGCATTTACACCACAAAACAAAAGTTTAGCTGATTATTTTGCGGATACCGTAGTAGTACATGAAAATATCTATGTAGAGAATGTTTAA
- a CDS encoding alpha/beta-type small acid-soluble spore protein — MASNNNGSSNKLSVPGAQQALDQMKYEIAQEFGVQLGPEASSRANGSVGGEITKRLVQMAEQQLRGSK; from the coding sequence ATGGCATCAAACAACAATGGTAGCTCAAACAAATTAAGCGTACCTGGTGCACAACAAGCACTTGATCAAATGAAATACGAAATTGCTCAAGAGTTTGGCGTACAACTAGGACCAGAAGCTTCATCTCGTGCAAACGGTTCAGTAGGTGGAGAAATTACTAAACGCCTTGTTCAAATGGCGGAACAACAACTTCGAGGTTCAAAATAA
- the tpx gene encoding thiol peroxidase, with amino-acid sequence MAQVTFKNGPVTLIGNEVKVGDTAPDFKVLATDLSEVTLKDSEGKIRLFSVVPSLDTGVCDQQTRKFNEAAAELGDNVIIYTVSMDLPFAQKRWCGAAGIDNVVTVSDHRDASFGEAYGVHIKELRLLTRSIFVVDADGKVTYVEYVPEATNHPNYEAAIEAVKALSK; translated from the coding sequence ATGGCACAAGTAACATTTAAAAATGGTCCAGTAACATTAATTGGTAATGAAGTAAAAGTAGGAGATACAGCACCTGACTTTAAAGTGTTAGCAACAGATTTATCAGAAGTAACATTAAAAGATTCAGAAGGTAAAATTCGTTTATTTTCTGTAGTTCCGTCTTTAGATACAGGTGTATGCGATCAGCAAACACGTAAATTCAATGAGGCTGCGGCTGAGCTTGGAGATAACGTTATTATTTATACTGTATCAATGGATTTACCATTCGCTCAAAAGCGTTGGTGCGGAGCAGCAGGAATCGACAATGTGGTGACTGTATCTGATCACCGTGATGCATCGTTTGGTGAAGCATATGGCGTACATATTAAAGAATTACGCCTATTAACGCGCTCAATTTTCGTAGTAGATGCAGATGGGAAAGTAACATACGTTGAGTATGTTCCAGAGGCGACAAATCATCCGAACTACGAAGCTGCAATTGAAGCAGTAAAGGCTCTTTCTAAATAA
- a CDS encoding universal stress protein, whose amino-acid sequence MANHYKSIVVAVDGSKEAEYAFRKSIDVAKRNEGATINLVNVIDTRSFAAIEAYDRSIAERAQQHSEELLNGYKKQAEEAGITNVNLVIEYGSPKNIITKELSKVVEADLIICGATGLNAVERFLIGSVSEAIVRSAKCDVLVIRTPE is encoded by the coding sequence ATGGCAAATCATTATAAAAGCATTGTAGTAGCAGTTGATGGTTCAAAAGAAGCAGAATACGCATTCCGTAAATCAATCGATGTTGCAAAACGTAATGAAGGTGCAACAATCAATCTAGTAAATGTTATTGATACACGTTCATTTGCTGCAATTGAAGCGTATGATCGTTCAATCGCAGAGCGTGCTCAACAGCATTCTGAAGAATTATTAAATGGCTACAAAAAGCAAGCTGAAGAAGCTGGTATTACGAATGTAAACTTAGTTATCGAATATGGTTCACCAAAGAACATCATTACAAAAGAACTTTCAAAAGTTGTAGAAGCTGACTTAATTATTTGTGGAGCAACTGGATTAAACGCGGTAGAACGTTTCTTAATTGGGTCTGTATCAGAAGCAATTGTACGTTCAGCAAAATGTGACGTATTAGTTATCCGTACGCCAGAGTGA
- the mbcS gene encoding acyl-CoA synthetase MbcS — protein MNDKLLVAPESYNIVHEFEKHVNKGIKTALIIQEENGEQSTYTYEELLLKANQVANVFHAQGLQKGDVILIMLPRCVEAYVAYIAALKAGLVIIPSSELLRAKDIDYRLIHSNAKAIIVMEDLVEEFEHVKSITNVISFIIGRKIGNWLPIMELAEEYSTEFPNTNTKASDLAFLAYTSGTTGNPKGVMHTHGWGYAHLRTTASEWLGVKDGDIVWATAAPGWQKWIWSPFLAVLGSGATAFVYKGKFEATKYLQLIEQQQINVLCCTPTEYRMMAKLDQLGDYNLGSLRSAVSAGEPLNREVIETFEREHRIVVRDGYGQTENTLLIGTMLNTDLRPGSMGKPTPGNKIELIDENGEIVADGEVGDIAVHRSTPALFKGYYKDPERTAIQFRGEWYVTGDRAKKDKDGYFWFEGRNDDIIISSGYTIGPFEVEDALTKHPEVQECAVVASPDEIRGNVVKAFVVLKDKSLKEKPTIIEELQNHVKELTAPYKYPRIIEFLDELPKTISGKIRRVELRLKEGK, from the coding sequence ATGAACGACAAACTACTAGTGGCACCTGAAAGTTATAACATAGTGCATGAGTTTGAAAAGCATGTGAACAAGGGGATTAAAACAGCACTAATTATTCAAGAAGAAAATGGTGAGCAATCGACATATACATATGAAGAATTGCTCTTAAAAGCAAATCAAGTTGCCAATGTATTTCATGCACAAGGTCTTCAAAAAGGGGATGTCATTTTAATTATGCTTCCACGATGTGTAGAAGCATATGTTGCGTATATTGCCGCATTAAAAGCAGGTCTTGTCATTATTCCTAGCTCGGAGTTACTGCGTGCAAAAGATATTGATTATCGACTAATTCATTCAAATGCAAAAGCAATTATTGTAATGGAGGATTTAGTTGAAGAATTTGAACATGTAAAAAGCATAACAAATGTAATATCTTTTATTATAGGAAGAAAAATAGGGAATTGGCTTCCGATTATGGAGCTAGCAGAAGAATATTCGACAGAATTTCCTAATACCAATACAAAAGCTTCAGACTTGGCATTTTTAGCTTACACATCTGGTACTACCGGTAATCCAAAAGGTGTTATGCATACACATGGTTGGGGATATGCGCATTTACGTACTACCGCATCAGAGTGGCTAGGTGTTAAGGATGGGGATATCGTATGGGCGACAGCAGCTCCAGGTTGGCAAAAGTGGATTTGGAGTCCGTTTTTAGCCGTATTAGGTAGTGGCGCGACAGCCTTCGTATATAAAGGGAAATTTGAAGCAACGAAGTATTTGCAATTAATTGAACAGCAGCAAATTAATGTACTATGTTGCACACCAACTGAATATCGTATGATGGCCAAGTTAGATCAATTAGGGGATTATAATTTAGGCTCATTACGTAGTGCCGTTTCTGCAGGGGAACCGTTAAATCGAGAAGTGATTGAAACATTTGAAAGGGAGCATCGTATTGTTGTGCGTGATGGCTACGGTCAAACGGAAAATACATTGCTTATTGGTACAATGTTAAACACTGATTTACGCCCAGGCTCGATGGGGAAACCAACACCTGGGAATAAAATCGAATTAATAGACGAAAACGGTGAAATTGTGGCAGATGGCGAAGTAGGTGATATAGCTGTTCATCGATCGACACCGGCGCTATTTAAAGGCTATTATAAAGATCCGGAAAGAACTGCTATTCAATTTCGTGGTGAGTGGTATGTAACAGGAGATCGTGCAAAGAAGGATAAAGACGGTTATTTCTGGTTTGAAGGCAGAAATGACGATATTATTATTTCTTCAGGGTATACAATTGGTCCATTCGAAGTGGAAGATGCATTAACAAAACATCCTGAAGTTCAAGAATGTGCGGTTGTTGCAAGTCCGGATGAAATTCGCGGAAATGTAGTTAAGGCATTTGTCGTATTAAAAGACAAGTCATTAAAAGAAAAACCGACAATAATCGAAGAGTTACAAAATCATGTGAAAGAACTGACAGCACCTTATAAGTATCCACGTATTATTGAATTTTTAGATGAACTCCCAAAAACTATTTCTGGCAAAATACGTCGAGTAGAGTTGCGTTTAAAAGAAGGAAAATAA
- the thiI gene encoding tRNA uracil 4-sulfurtransferase ThiI, giving the protein MIFKEILVRYGELSTKGRNKKDFINRLRDNVRYSFNDIMPLKIRAERDRMFIEIENDEKFSVLMDRLPHVFGIQSFSPVASCGKDLDEMKALAFEILEEYRDKGDLTFKVEVHRTDKTFPLDTHELQREMGATILPKFSNFKVQVKKPDVALRIEVREDAIYMMAQVIPGAGGMPIGSNGKSLLMLSGGIDSPVAGYLMMKRGVRIDAIHFFSPPYTSDNALQKVKELANELTKFGANIRLHVIPFTELQVAVKDNVPDNMSMTSTRRMMMKVADKVREEVGALGIVTGESLGQVASQTLESLTAINDVTSTPILRPLIAADKLDIIKIAKDIGTYETSIQPFEDCCTVFTPASPKTKPKLEKVQHFESFTEFDELIERAVKNREVHIFPQKEVKADKFADLL; this is encoded by the coding sequence ATGATTTTTAAAGAAATTTTAGTTCGCTACGGTGAATTATCAACAAAAGGTCGTAACAAAAAGGATTTTATTAACCGTTTACGAGATAATGTACGTTATTCATTCAATGATATTATGCCATTAAAGATTCGTGCTGAACGTGATCGTATGTTTATAGAAATAGAAAATGATGAAAAATTTAGTGTGTTAATGGATCGACTTCCACATGTATTTGGCATACAATCGTTTAGTCCAGTTGCATCTTGTGGTAAAGATTTAGACGAAATGAAAGCTCTAGCCTTCGAAATTTTAGAAGAATACCGTGATAAAGGTGATTTAACTTTTAAAGTAGAAGTACATCGAACAGATAAAACATTCCCATTAGATACGCATGAATTACAACGTGAAATGGGTGCAACGATTTTACCGAAGTTCTCGAATTTTAAAGTTCAAGTTAAAAAACCAGATGTTGCATTACGAATTGAAGTGCGTGAAGATGCGATTTACATGATGGCTCAAGTTATTCCAGGAGCTGGTGGGATGCCAATTGGCTCAAACGGTAAATCGTTACTCATGCTTTCAGGTGGTATTGATAGCCCAGTTGCTGGTTATTTAATGATGAAGCGCGGTGTACGTATCGATGCGATTCACTTCTTTAGTCCGCCTTATACAAGTGATAATGCATTACAAAAAGTAAAAGAGCTAGCCAATGAATTAACAAAATTCGGCGCTAATATTCGTTTGCATGTAATTCCATTTACAGAATTGCAAGTTGCAGTAAAAGACAATGTACCTGATAACATGTCTATGACATCTACTCGTCGCATGATGATGAAAGTTGCTGATAAAGTACGTGAAGAAGTAGGTGCATTAGGTATTGTTACTGGTGAAAGTTTAGGACAAGTTGCATCACAAACATTAGAAAGCTTAACGGCAATTAATGATGTAACAAGTACACCAATTTTACGTCCATTAATTGCAGCAGACAAGCTTGATATCATTAAAATTGCAAAAGACATCGGTACGTATGAAACATCTATTCAACCATTTGAAGACTGTTGTACCGTTTTTACGCCAGCAAGTCCAAAAACAAAGCCAAAGCTTGAAAAAGTTCAACACTTTGAAAGCTTTACTGAATTCGATGAATTAATCGAACGTGCCGTAAAAAACCGTGAAGTTCATATTTTCCCGCAAAAAGAAGTGAAAGCAGATAAATTTGCGGATTTACTATAA
- a CDS encoding GAF domain-containing protein, whose product MFSKLNYTGTITEQYQLVSKQLDALLDGEKDMIANLSNASALLNQFLDQINWVGFYLMKDGELVLGPFQGLPACVRIPVGRGVCGSAVEQQHTLVVDDVHAFPGHIACDAASKSEIVIPLIKNNAVIGVLDIDSPIVSRFTAEDQKGLELFVHTLLRHI is encoded by the coding sequence ATGTTTTCAAAATTAAATTACACTGGTACCATAACAGAACAATATCAATTAGTCTCAAAACAACTTGATGCGCTGCTTGATGGTGAAAAAGATATGATTGCTAACTTGAGCAATGCATCGGCCCTATTAAATCAGTTTTTAGATCAAATTAACTGGGTTGGATTTTATTTAATGAAGGACGGCGAGCTTGTTCTAGGGCCTTTCCAAGGACTACCTGCCTGTGTTCGAATCCCTGTTGGTCGTGGTGTATGTGGATCAGCTGTAGAACAGCAACATACTCTTGTTGTTGACGATGTTCATGCGTTCCCTGGACACATTGCCTGTGATGCAGCTTCGAAGTCTGAAATTGTCATTCCTTTAATTAAAAATAACGCAGTAATTGGTGTATTAGATATCGATAGTCCAATTGTAAGTCGCTTTACTGCTGAAGATCAAAAAGGTTTAGAGCTATTCGTTCACACGTTACTTCGACATATTTAA